The proteins below are encoded in one region of candidate division WOR-3 bacterium:
- a CDS encoding zinc-dependent alcohol dehydrogenase family protein, whose product MRAMRLVHQAPVETRPLQLLDIPIPEPDPGQIRVRVLSCGVCHTDLHEIEGDLKLPRLPLTVGHEIVGIVDKLGPGVNSPPIGTTVGIPWLASTCGECSYCRQGRENLCEKIRFTGFHNDGGYAEYTLVRSGYCYPLPENLNPVTAAPLLCAGVIGYRALRLALQFNILPGAYPEPNSLNHLALALYGFGASAHICLQILKYWGCTTAVFTRAPLHQEHARQLGADWVGTAQEAPPFKVDADIIFAPAGELVPIALTHLKPGGTLTLAGIHMSPIPSFDYALLYHERTIRSVANSTRQDVIDLLRLAAEVPLKTTVTTFSLHQANEALIAVKKSLLPGAAVLTLENDHS is encoded by the coding sequence ATGCGGGCAATGCGGCTCGTGCATCAGGCACCGGTTGAAACCAGGCCTTTGCAACTGCTTGACATCCCCATTCCGGAACCAGACCCCGGTCAAATCCGGGTTCGTGTTTTGTCCTGCGGCGTCTGCCACACCGACCTCCATGAAATCGAAGGTGACCTGAAACTACCCCGACTCCCTTTAACCGTGGGCCACGAGATTGTCGGTATCGTTGACAAACTCGGTCCGGGTGTTAATTCTCCGCCCATTGGCACAACCGTTGGTATCCCCTGGCTTGCCTCAACCTGCGGTGAATGTTCTTACTGCCGGCAGGGCAGGGAAAACCTTTGCGAAAAAATCCGCTTCACCGGCTTTCACAACGATGGTGGCTATGCCGAATACACTCTGGTCCGTTCGGGCTACTGCTATCCCCTGCCCGAAAACCTCAACCCGGTTACCGCTGCCCCTCTTCTCTGTGCCGGTGTGATTGGCTATCGCGCCTTACGCCTTGCCCTGCAATTTAACATTTTGCCCGGCGCCTATCCTGAGCCGAACTCACTTAACCATCTTGCCCTCGCCCTTTACGGATTTGGTGCCTCGGCGCACATCTGCCTGCAAATTCTCAAATACTGGGGTTGCACCACGGCGGTCTTCACCCGCGCCCCGCTTCATCAAGAACACGCCCGGCAGTTAGGCGCGGACTGGGTCGGCACCGCGCAGGAAGCACCGCCCTTTAAAGTTGATGCCGATATCATCTTTGCCCCGGCGGGTGAACTTGTCCCCATCGCCCTGACCCATCTCAAACCAGGTGGCACTCTCACCCTTGCCGGCATCCATATGAGCCCGATTCCATCCTTTGACTACGCACTCCTCTATCACGAACGCACCATTCGCTCTGTTGCCAACAGCACCCGTCAAGATGTCATTGACCTGCTCCGCCTCGCTGCCGAAGTTCCGTTAAAAACAACGGTCACCACCTTTTCCCTGCATCAGGCAAACGAAGCGCTGATTGCGGTTAAAAAAAGCCTGTTACCCGGTGCCGCGGTATTAACACTCGAAAATGACCATTCTTGA
- a CDS encoding ABC transporter ATP-binding protein: protein MAQRPKSGLRVVFDFWRRHKLLILALVFTTVLGAAAGVAFPYILRLIIDGIKQEITSGKLLHYCVLLVSFGVLRAALDGFLPFLRGRTNELFAWEFRSRVFREIIARGYRFTSRFPSGDVMERLDHDMQELSWFACSGIFRFLAAFLLALFTVVMMIKMNLLLTVLTVMPASLAVIGWMKMGPQIYTWFMKWREKIAEINNQLQAAFSGIRLVKAFVIEKQLGKKFNQALAERVGVAVQEAKAEARVQAAYMAIAEIALLMVLWAGGIFVIRQRITLGEFVAFNAYLLMLLGPMFDIGNLFVSGRRAAGAGERIVGLIEAEPEVAMRSGVKMPEPGELKLERVSFNYDNKPVLKDVTMVFPPGKKLGIAGTVGSGKSTVLYLLMRLIDPTRGSVLLNGKDIREYNFEEYRRLFGYAPQEPTLFSDTLKNNIRFGREVSDEELRQVVAMAQLTDVVAELPRGIDEMLGERGSGLSGGQKARVAIARALVNMPPILVLDDVTAALDADTERELLQRLFEAVKDRTLIVVSHRLAVLAACDYIYMLDQGEVKEAGKHDELLMRRGLYWRIYQRQLITEELEKI from the coding sequence ATGGCGCAGCGGCCCAAAAGCGGATTAAGGGTGGTGTTTGACTTCTGGCGCCGGCACAAACTGCTGATACTGGCGCTGGTTTTTACCACCGTACTGGGTGCAGCGGCTGGCGTGGCATTTCCCTACATACTGCGTTTGATCATTGACGGGATTAAACAGGAGATTACGAGTGGGAAACTGCTTCATTACTGTGTGCTGTTGGTTTCGTTCGGTGTGTTGCGTGCGGCACTTGACGGGTTCTTACCGTTTCTCCGGGGTAGAACCAATGAACTGTTTGCCTGGGAGTTTCGCAGCCGGGTATTTCGGGAAATCATTGCCCGGGGCTATCGATTCACCAGCCGGTTTCCTTCGGGGGATGTAATGGAACGGCTGGACCACGACATGCAGGAACTTTCCTGGTTTGCCTGCTCGGGGATATTTCGATTCCTCGCCGCATTCCTTTTGGCGCTGTTTACGGTCGTGATGATGATAAAGATGAATTTACTGTTGACGGTTTTAACGGTAATGCCGGCGAGTCTTGCGGTTATCGGCTGGATGAAGATGGGACCCCAAATATACACCTGGTTTATGAAGTGGCGCGAGAAGATTGCGGAGATAAACAATCAATTACAGGCGGCGTTTTCCGGTATCCGTCTCGTCAAGGCGTTTGTAATAGAGAAACAGCTGGGTAAAAAGTTTAATCAAGCGCTGGCAGAAAGGGTCGGGGTTGCGGTCCAGGAGGCAAAGGCAGAGGCAAGGGTTCAGGCGGCTTATATGGCGATTGCCGAAATTGCGCTGTTGATGGTGCTGTGGGCAGGCGGTATTTTTGTAATTCGTCAGCGGATAACCTTAGGAGAGTTTGTTGCTTTTAATGCCTACCTCTTGATGCTGCTGGGTCCGATGTTTGATATCGGCAATCTATTTGTGTCCGGGCGAAGGGCAGCGGGTGCGGGTGAGCGAATCGTTGGTCTGATTGAAGCGGAGCCCGAGGTGGCGATGCGTTCAGGAGTTAAGATGCCGGAACCGGGCGAGTTGAAACTGGAGCGGGTCAGTTTCAATTATGACAACAAGCCGGTGCTCAAAGATGTGACGATGGTGTTTCCGCCCGGTAAGAAACTGGGAATTGCCGGCACGGTTGGTTCGGGCAAAAGCACGGTGCTGTATTTATTGATGCGGCTGATTGACCCTACCCGGGGCAGTGTCCTTTTGAATGGCAAGGATATTAGGGAGTACAATTTTGAGGAGTATCGAAGGCTTTTCGGTTATGCCCCTCAGGAACCGACCCTTTTTTCCGACACATTGAAGAACAACATTCGGTTCGGGCGTGAGGTCAGTGATGAGGAGTTGCGTCAGGTGGTGGCGATGGCACAGTTGACCGATGTTGTGGCGGAGTTGCCCCGGGGTATTGATGAAATGCTGGGTGAGAGAGGCAGCGGTCTTTCCGGCGGACAGAAGGCGCGGGTTGCCATTGCCCGGGCGCTGGTCAATATGCCGCCAATTCTGGTACTGGACGATGTTACGGCAGCGCTGGATGCTGACACCGAGCGGGAGTTGCTCCAGCGGCTGTTTGAAGCGGTTAAGGACCGGACTTTGATTGTTGTATCGCATCGGCTGGCGGTGCTTGCGGCTTGCGATTACATCTATATGCTGGACCAGGGTGAGGTGAAAGAGGCGGGCAAGCACGATGAACTGCTGATGCGCAGAGGGCTTTACTGGCGGATTTATCAGCGTCAGTTGATTACCGAGGAACTGGAAAAAATTTAA
- a CDS encoding deoxyhypusine synthase — protein MKKNYRFRENLSELPDWLRKRRCPHKKLYLSGKRILPPAITGKEKLTDLIDETFLAYNSARLRQACELFTKKMLGPKTIVGMSLAGALTPAGLGPSCIIPLIKAGFVDWIVATGANMYHDLHFAFNFPLYVGSPAVNDADLRKNDVVRIYDIFLGYTDCLCATDEILRGILVQPEFQKEMGTAEFYYLLGRYAAEWEEKTGNKDVSVLAAAYRCGVPIHTSSPGDSTIGMNIAGLELKGLKLRINPSIDVNETTSYVLYAKRSGGESGVLLIGGGSPKNFMLQTEPQIQEILMLRDVGQDYFIQFTDARPDTGGLSGATPHEAVSWGKVDPNRLPDAVVCYLDSTVALPLLTAYALAKHKPRKLRRLYDRRPELMERLKKEFFSHSRI, from the coding sequence ATGAAGAAAAATTACCGGTTTCGGGAAAACCTGAGTGAATTGCCCGACTGGCTGCGCAAAAGGCGCTGCCCCCACAAAAAGCTCTATCTTTCGGGCAAACGCATCCTTCCCCCTGCCATCACCGGCAAAGAGAAACTGACCGACCTGATTGACGAGACTTTCCTTGCCTACAACTCGGCCCGATTACGGCAGGCTTGCGAACTTTTTACCAAAAAGATGCTTGGTCCGAAAACCATTGTCGGAATGTCGCTTGCTGGTGCCCTGACCCCTGCCGGTTTAGGACCATCCTGCATCATACCATTGATTAAAGCCGGTTTTGTTGACTGGATTGTTGCCACCGGCGCCAATATGTATCACGACCTCCATTTCGCCTTCAACTTTCCGCTTTATGTCGGTTCACCTGCGGTCAACGACGCCGATTTGCGAAAAAACGATGTGGTGAGAATTTACGACATCTTCTTAGGGTACACCGACTGTTTGTGCGCCACCGATGAAATTCTGCGCGGGATTCTGGTTCAGCCCGAATTTCAAAAGGAGATGGGTACCGCTGAGTTCTACTACCTTCTGGGGAGATACGCCGCCGAATGGGAGGAAAAGACCGGCAACAAGGATGTCAGTGTCCTTGCTGCGGCTTACCGCTGTGGTGTGCCCATCCACACCAGTTCGCCCGGTGACTCTACAATCGGAATGAACATCGCCGGTCTGGAACTGAAAGGTTTAAAGTTGCGCATCAACCCTTCAATCGATGTCAATGAAACCACCTCTTATGTACTTTACGCCAAACGCTCGGGCGGTGAATCCGGTGTCCTTTTAATTGGAGGGGGCTCGCCCAAGAACTTTATGCTTCAAACCGAACCCCAGATTCAGGAGATTCTGATGCTACGCGATGTCGGTCAGGACTACTTTATCCAGTTCACCGATGCTCGGCCTGACACCGGCGGACTTTCCGGCGCCACACCCCACGAAGCGGTATCCTGGGGAAAGGTTGACCCGAACCGGTTACCGGATGCGGTTGTCTGCTACCTTGATAGTACGGTTGCCCTGCCGCTTTTAACCGCCTACGCCCTTGCCAAACACAAACCGCGCAAACTCCGTCGCCTCTACGACCGGAGACCGGAATTGATGGAAAGGTTGAAAAAAGAGTTTTTCAGCCACTCCCGGATTTAA
- a CDS encoding type III PLP-dependent enzyme: protein MPGLAKKHGTPLFIISRTLLLAQLNRFRKLLPRVEPFYAVKANPTPEVIKLLAQHGCGFDVASEPEIELVLAAGVKPEKLIFANTIKRTEAIQFARRRGVNLMTFDSEYELAKIARYAPRARVLVRIKVPNVGSVVELSLKFGAEITDAVPYLLKARKLGLEPVGIAFHVGSQCTYGNNYLEALELAKMILSEADKKGLKLTIIDIGGGFPIRHFDSDEDWFAEMAPALNMELARLFDPEIRIIAEPGRVLIGPAGILVMSVIGKSIRNNKHWYYLDDGVYGALSGTIFDHCKYQFEALKKGPTQLTTLAGPTCDSLDIISPAEELPELELGDLVFARNIGAYSITHATSFNGIPPAKTVVVP, encoded by the coding sequence CTGCCCGGACTTGCAAAAAAACATGGCACACCGCTCTTCATCATCAGTCGCACCCTGCTCCTTGCCCAGCTCAATCGTTTCCGCAAACTCCTGCCCCGAGTTGAACCGTTTTATGCGGTAAAAGCAAACCCCACCCCCGAAGTGATAAAACTCCTTGCCCAGCACGGCTGTGGCTTTGATGTCGCATCCGAACCTGAAATTGAACTCGTCCTTGCCGCGGGCGTGAAACCGGAAAAACTGATTTTCGCCAACACGATAAAACGCACCGAAGCAATTCAGTTCGCCCGGCGCCGCGGGGTAAATCTGATGACCTTCGACTCCGAATACGAACTCGCCAAAATCGCCCGCTATGCGCCGCGTGCCCGGGTCCTTGTCCGCATCAAGGTCCCTAATGTCGGCTCGGTTGTGGAACTGTCGCTCAAGTTCGGGGCTGAGATTACCGATGCCGTTCCCTATCTGCTCAAGGCGCGCAAACTGGGACTGGAACCGGTGGGCATCGCCTTCCATGTCGGTTCCCAGTGCACCTACGGTAACAACTACCTTGAAGCCCTGGAACTTGCTAAAATGATTCTCAGCGAAGCCGACAAAAAGGGGCTCAAATTAACAATCATTGACATCGGCGGCGGCTTCCCCATCCGTCATTTTGACTCCGATGAAGACTGGTTTGCTGAAATGGCTCCGGCGCTTAATATGGAACTGGCGCGACTGTTTGACCCGGAAATCCGCATCATCGCTGAACCAGGACGGGTGCTCATCGGACCGGCGGGCATTCTCGTGATGTCGGTTATTGGCAAGTCGATTCGCAACAACAAACACTGGTACTATCTTGACGACGGGGTTTACGGTGCTCTCTCCGGAACAATTTTTGACCACTGCAAATACCAGTTTGAAGCCCTGAAGAAAGGACCGACCCAGCTGACCACACTCGCCGGACCAACTTGCGACTCCCTTGACATCATCTCGCCGGCAGAAGAACTACCCGAACTGGAACTGGGTGATCTGGTATTCGCCCGCAATATCGGCGCCTACTCAATAACCCACGCCACCAGTTTCAACGGCATTCCGCCGGCAAAGACTGTCGTTGTACCCTGA
- a CDS encoding ABC transporter ATP-binding protein, which produces MWFGDFDLSDEEAKPRGRAVEYLRRLWPFFSPYRGRIIGSGILLLVASGLGLIGPILFRRAIDVNLSQGDFKGLALTSVLYLVTQVAILFATYFQMVWLAYVGERGAANLKERLFEHILKLPMRFFDRMPSGKLISRVESDTEALKMLFTRTSVMMVQSFLMVLGMSVVMAVIDWRLFLLIAALLPPFVIAFWLFQKKVRPVYISVRRTVADINNLVLETLKGLPVVQVFGQERRFAQKMDDLNRLKFRQELRAQWLWYLVWFLVDFGEVAGIVLVLSVGGIWALKGGLTLGTLVLFVSYISRLFAPLRSISDQINLMQRAFASAERTIEVLDQELEPKGKVQDVLHLREGVVFERVSFAYDEEPVLKDINLKIRKGEKVALVGETGGGKTSIVNLLLKFYVPQTGRITFDGVDLNEIDNWTLRRSIGFVPQEVIVFPGTVLDNLRMFDETIPAEQVKKAAARVRIDEVIKRFPNGYDTVLAEGGINFSLGERQLLAFARALVRDPELLILDEATSSVDPQTEALIQEGLRELLAGRTAIIVAHRLVTVQMADRIVVVHRGQIAEEGKHEELLARGGVYSRLYRLQFIVEEG; this is translated from the coding sequence ATGTGGTTTGGTGATTTTGACCTGTCCGACGAGGAAGCAAAACCCCGAGGCCGTGCGGTAGAGTATCTGCGCCGGCTCTGGCCCTTTTTCTCTCCTTATCGGGGTCGGATAATCGGTTCCGGAATTTTGCTATTGGTTGCCAGTGGACTGGGGCTAATTGGCCCGATTCTGTTCAGGCGAGCAATTGATGTCAATCTGAGTCAGGGTGATTTTAAGGGACTGGCACTGACTTCGGTTTTATATCTTGTAACACAGGTGGCGATACTTTTTGCCACCTATTTTCAAATGGTGTGGCTTGCGTATGTTGGAGAAAGAGGTGCGGCTAATTTAAAGGAAAGGCTTTTTGAGCACATCCTTAAATTACCGATGCGGTTTTTTGACCGGATGCCGAGCGGTAAGTTGATTTCCCGGGTGGAGAGCGATACTGAGGCGCTGAAGATGCTTTTTACCAGAACTTCAGTAATGATGGTGCAGAGCTTCTTGATGGTGTTGGGGATGAGTGTGGTGATGGCGGTGATTGATTGGCGTTTGTTTCTTTTGATTGCGGCACTGTTACCTCCTTTTGTCATTGCGTTCTGGTTGTTTCAAAAGAAGGTAAGACCGGTTTATATCAGTGTGCGCCGGACGGTCGCCGATATCAACAATTTAGTTCTTGAGACTTTAAAGGGGTTGCCGGTGGTTCAGGTTTTCGGTCAGGAGCGGCGGTTTGCCCAAAAGATGGACGATTTAAATCGGCTTAAATTCCGCCAGGAGTTACGGGCGCAGTGGCTCTGGTATCTGGTGTGGTTTCTGGTTGATTTTGGCGAGGTGGCGGGGATTGTGCTGGTGTTAAGTGTCGGGGGGATTTGGGCGCTCAAAGGTGGATTGACGCTCGGGACGCTGGTGCTTTTTGTTTCTTACATCAGCCGGTTGTTTGCCCCTTTGCGTTCGATATCGGACCAGATTAATTTGATGCAAAGGGCATTTGCTTCTGCGGAACGGACAATTGAAGTTCTTGACCAGGAACTGGAACCGAAAGGAAAGGTCCAGGATGTTTTGCATTTAAGAGAAGGGGTAGTTTTTGAGCGGGTGAGTTTTGCCTATGATGAGGAGCCGGTGTTGAAGGATATCAACCTGAAGATTCGGAAAGGGGAGAAGGTGGCACTGGTTGGTGAAACGGGTGGCGGTAAAACATCGATTGTCAACCTGCTCTTAAAGTTTTATGTGCCGCAAACGGGCCGAATAACCTTTGACGGAGTTGACCTGAATGAGATTGACAATTGGACACTACGCCGCTCGATAGGGTTTGTGCCGCAGGAGGTGATAGTGTTTCCGGGTACAGTGCTGGACAATCTGCGGATGTTTGACGAAACGATACCGGCGGAGCAGGTTAAAAAGGCGGCGGCACGGGTACGCATCGATGAGGTTATTAAGCGGTTTCCCAATGGTTACGATACGGTGCTTGCCGAAGGCGGGATAAACTTTTCGCTGGGTGAAAGACAGCTTTTAGCATTTGCGCGGGCACTGGTGCGGGACCCAGAACTTTTGATTCTCGATGAGGCGACATCGTCGGTTGACCCGCAAACCGAAGCGTTGATTCAGGAGGGGTTGCGGGAACTGCTCGCGGGCCGGACCGCGATTATTGTTGCACACCGGTTGGTAACGGTGCAGATGGCGGACCGTATCGTCGTTGTTCACCGGGGGCAAATTGCGGAGGAGGGCAAGCATGAGGAGCTACTGGCGCGGGGCGGGGTTTATTCCCGGCTTTACCGGTTGCAGTTCATTGTTGAGGAGGGTTAG
- a CDS encoding cytoplasmic protein, which yields MEKKSVVLFAISSDPVVFAHTLLNALDMKERGWEVKVVIEGDATKQVSLLRNETKPFANIWLQAKKAQLIEGVCRACAQKNTVVPAVVE from the coding sequence ATGGAGAAAAAAAGTGTGGTTCTGTTTGCCATCAGTTCGGACCCGGTGGTGTTTGCCCATACATTGCTGAATGCGCTTGATATGAAGGAACGGGGCTGGGAGGTGAAGGTGGTGATTGAGGGTGATGCGACCAAGCAGGTTTCGCTTTTGCGCAATGAGACCAAGCCTTTTGCTAATATCTGGCTGCAGGCAAAGAAGGCGCAGTTGATTGAGGGCGTGTGCCGGGCGTGTGCCCAGAAGAATACGGTGGTGCCAGCGGTTGTGGAATAG